One window of Mesorhizobium loti R88b genomic DNA carries:
- the pssA gene encoding CDP-diacylglycerol--serine O-phosphatidyltransferase, with amino-acid sequence MGILKRVASFPHFEPHRSGGPRMREVPPRMVLPSLITVLAICAGLSAIRLAFESHFEAAVSLILVACLLDGIDGRLARALHATSRFGAEMDSLADIVNFGVAPALVLHAFLLHEAGPLGWIAAVLFAIACGLRLARFNVLAGTGHERGNWQAEYFVGVPAPAGALLVLLPMYLVLGGLQPDRTFAVLGSGYTIMVAYLLVSRMPVFSGKAIGGRIPFFIAIMVMSGLLGYAMPLFNYAWYTLTASALAYLVFLPLSALAYSRRARIEDERKTNA; translated from the coding sequence ATGGGCATCTTGAAACGGGTCGCATCGTTTCCGCATTTCGAACCGCACCGCAGTGGCGGCCCTCGCATGCGTGAGGTGCCGCCACGGATGGTGTTGCCCAGTCTGATCACCGTGCTGGCAATCTGCGCCGGTCTTTCAGCAATCCGGCTTGCCTTCGAAAGTCATTTCGAGGCCGCCGTAAGTCTGATACTGGTCGCCTGTCTGCTGGATGGGATCGACGGCCGGCTCGCCCGCGCGCTTCATGCGACCTCGCGTTTTGGCGCTGAGATGGATTCGCTGGCTGACATCGTGAACTTCGGCGTTGCTCCCGCGCTCGTGCTTCACGCCTTCCTGCTTCATGAGGCTGGCCCGCTTGGCTGGATTGCCGCCGTTCTCTTCGCCATCGCCTGCGGGTTGCGCCTGGCGCGGTTCAACGTCCTTGCGGGGACAGGACACGAAAGGGGAAATTGGCAAGCCGAATACTTTGTTGGCGTCCCCGCGCCGGCAGGCGCTCTGCTCGTGCTTCTGCCGATGTACCTGGTGCTCGGTGGCCTGCAACCGGATCGAACATTTGCCGTGCTCGGCAGCGGCTACACGATCATGGTGGCGTACCTGCTTGTCAGCAGGATGCCTGTTTTCTCCGGGAAAGCCATAGGTGGCCGTATCCCGTTTTTTATCGCGATCATGGTGATGTCCGGGCTGCTGGGTTACGCAATGCCGCTGTTCAACTATGCATGGTACACGCTGACGGCCTCGGCGCTCGCATATCTTGTTTTCCTGCCTCTAAGCGCGCTCGCATATTCGCGACGGGCGCGTATCGAGGATGAAAGAAAGACCAATGCGTGA